A genomic region of Candidatus Liberimonas magnetica contains the following coding sequences:
- a CDS encoding PIG-L family deacetylase → MVNFIRYSRLFRLYETIQPYLKYSLHLEDKLPGKKVLVLAPHQDDEVIGCGGTLYKHIKQGGTCDIVYFTHDSEERDKESLNALKILEVESYTFLQNKAESLSGNTGLSDVLSKIIEDKKPEIVFLPFLLDNHVDHRAINQAFTGLEKNMNFDFMVYAYPIWFPVYPNILVDISSQWPVKKEALECYKSQMLTRDYVKMSYSLGQYWACVKAKNLEVVETFFKASFKEYAELGNKIYK, encoded by the coding sequence ATGGTAAATTTTATACGCTATAGCAGGTTATTCCGCTTATATGAAACGATACAGCCTTACTTGAAATACTCTCTTCATCTGGAAGATAAATTACCCGGAAAAAAAGTCTTGGTTCTTGCTCCCCACCAGGATGATGAGGTAATCGGCTGCGGCGGGACTTTGTATAAACACATAAAACAAGGCGGGACCTGCGATATAGTTTACTTTACTCATGACTCAGAAGAACGCGACAAAGAATCGCTTAATGCGCTAAAAATATTAGAGGTGGAGTCTTATACTTTCCTGCAAAATAAAGCCGAATCACTTTCCGGCAATACCGGATTATCAGATGTCCTTTCAAAAATAATTGAGGATAAAAAACCCGAGATCGTGTTTTTGCCGTTCCTTCTTGACAACCATGTTGACCACAGGGCGATAAACCAGGCATTTACAGGTTTAGAAAAAAATATGAATTTCGATTTTATGGTATATGCATATCCAATTTGGTTTCCTGTTTATCCGAACATTTTGGTTGATATCTCAAGCCAATGGCCTGTAAAAAAAGAAGCTCTAGAATGCTATAAATCCCAGATGCTTACAAGGGATTATGTTAAAATGAGCTATTCTTTGGGCCAATATTGGGCTTGTGTAAAGGCAAAAAACCTTGAAGTTGTTGAGACGTTTTTTAAAGCGAGTTTTAAAGAGTATGCCGAGCTGGGAAATAAAATATATAAATAA
- a CDS encoding glycosyltransferase family 2 protein, whose translation MRLSGCTIVRNGVKYGYPFIESIRSVLPICGEVIVGVGDSQDQTRKMIENINDPKVKIIDTVWDMNNRTGGAVLSQQTNLALEQCKGSWIFYLQADEAVHEDDFQNIIPLLEIIEDNKSIDGLAFKYLHFYGSYFTVQTGRNWYKQEVRVIRNNAGIRSFGDAQGFRKNGQKISAVDCGARIFHYGWARPPEIMLEKIKSFHHFWHDDAWIDKNTCDKKLTDYFSDLGNLAGYSGKHPSVMSGILSHENDIFIKAVKEQYLKCRSLKDIMQDFLKRVTIGQHRNFNLVKI comes from the coding sequence ATGAGATTAAGCGGCTGCACTATAGTTCGAAACGGGGTAAAGTACGGATATCCTTTTATTGAGTCCATAAGGTCTGTTTTGCCGATTTGCGGAGAAGTTATTGTCGGTGTCGGCGATTCACAAGATCAGACAAGAAAAATGATAGAAAATATCAACGATCCAAAGGTAAAAATAATAGATACTGTCTGGGATATGAATAACAGGACAGGAGGGGCTGTCCTTTCACAACAGACCAATCTGGCGCTTGAACAATGCAAGGGAAGTTGGATATTTTATTTGCAGGCAGATGAAGCGGTGCATGAAGACGATTTCCAGAATATAATACCCCTGCTTGAAATAATCGAGGATAACAAAAGTATCGACGGTTTGGCTTTTAAATACCTTCATTTTTATGGCAGTTATTTTACGGTACAAACCGGCCGTAACTGGTATAAACAGGAAGTCAGGGTAATCCGCAACAACGCAGGGATAAGATCCTTCGGGGATGCCCAGGGTTTCAGGAAAAACGGACAAAAGATAAGCGCTGTTGACTGCGGCGCAAGGATATTCCATTACGGCTGGGCAAGACCTCCGGAAATAATGCTTGAAAAGATAAAATCATTCCACCATTTCTGGCATGATGATGCGTGGATAGACAAGAATACCTGTGACAAAAAGCTGACCGATTATTTTTCTGACCTTGGAAATCTTGCCGGTTATTCGGGAAAACACCCTTCTGTAATGAGCGGTATCCTGAGCCATGAAAATGATATTTTTATAAAAGCCGTAAAAGAACAATACTTAAAATGCAGAAGTTTAAAAGATATAATGCAGGATTTTTTAAAGCGCGTAACTATTGGACAGCACAGGAACTTTAATCTTGTGAAAATATAG